A portion of the Streptomyces sp. YPW6 genome contains these proteins:
- a CDS encoding TOMM precursor leader peptide-binding protein, which translates to MTTATAPTPLDAARARLQSALSARHAETPGGGGPPAPYVVPLGAADVLGFGLPDPYAATRPAATVQLTSRAVLIGPWGGAPDAAVCGQCLAMRWQRLRSRSEREALEVGYEPRGAVAWPVLTDHAVDAVWATYRAVLTDLPGAPGRSGPEASAAATATPADRALPRVTRVDLVTLATATFPLLPEPLCPACVHEVPDTAEAARMTLAPAPKPDPGTYRLRTLDSYPLPTAALANPVCGALGSDIWINPTSTTTAPVAGTHFVRGYAGLNDVTWSGQANRYATSRTLAHLEGLERYAGTHRRRGTTPVLDSYRNLAGQALNPADCGFYTPRTYATDPLVSPFAPDRPIPWVWGHSLRDDAPILVPARLAHYSAGVDADNFVFECSNGCATGGSLEEAILFGLLELVERDAFLLAWYGRARLTEIDLTGATAPAVRPMLDRAALHGYDVHAFDTRMDLAVPVVTALAVRRDGGPGTLSFSAAAGFDPADTVEAALSEVLTYIPHLPYQVAERRAELEEMEKDFTKVRHLKDHAQLYGLPSMARHAAEYLEPAAVLPAAEVFADWEPLRPRTGDLLDDLRLLRDELTGTGYDVIAVDQTTPEQHRMGLHTVSTVVPGLLPLDFGWSRQRALHLPRLRTAPRAAGRRTDDLPEAEIRAVPHPFP; encoded by the coding sequence ATGACGACGGCCACCGCCCCGACCCCGCTGGACGCGGCACGCGCCCGGCTCCAGTCCGCGCTGTCGGCGCGCCACGCGGAGACGCCCGGCGGGGGAGGCCCGCCCGCGCCGTACGTGGTGCCGCTCGGGGCCGCCGACGTCCTCGGCTTCGGCCTCCCGGACCCGTACGCCGCCACCCGGCCCGCCGCCACCGTGCAGCTGACCTCCCGGGCCGTCCTCATCGGCCCCTGGGGCGGCGCACCCGACGCCGCCGTCTGCGGCCAGTGCCTGGCGATGCGCTGGCAGCGGCTGCGGAGCCGGTCGGAGCGGGAGGCCCTGGAAGTGGGGTACGAGCCGCGGGGAGCCGTGGCCTGGCCGGTGCTCACGGACCACGCGGTGGACGCTGTGTGGGCGACGTACCGCGCGGTCCTCACGGACCTTCCCGGCGCCCCGGGGCGGTCCGGCCCCGAGGCCTCCGCCGCTGCCACCGCGACCCCCGCCGACCGGGCGCTTCCCCGGGTCACCCGGGTCGACCTCGTCACCCTCGCCACGGCGACCTTCCCGCTGCTGCCCGAACCCCTGTGCCCCGCCTGCGTCCACGAGGTCCCGGACACGGCGGAGGCTGCCCGTATGACCCTGGCCCCCGCGCCCAAACCGGACCCCGGCACCTACCGCCTGCGCACTCTGGACTCCTATCCGCTGCCGACCGCCGCCCTCGCCAACCCGGTGTGCGGCGCGCTGGGCTCCGACATCTGGATCAACCCCACGTCCACCACCACCGCCCCGGTCGCCGGCACCCACTTCGTCCGCGGCTACGCCGGTCTCAACGACGTCACCTGGAGCGGCCAGGCCAACCGGTACGCCACCAGCCGCACCCTCGCCCACCTGGAGGGCCTGGAGCGGTACGCGGGCACCCACCGCCGACGCGGCACGACCCCGGTCCTCGACAGCTACCGCAACCTCGCCGGCCAGGCCCTGAACCCCGCCGACTGCGGCTTCTACACTCCTCGGACGTACGCCACCGACCCCCTGGTCAGCCCCTTCGCCCCGGACCGGCCGATCCCGTGGGTCTGGGGCCACTCCCTGCGCGACGACGCCCCGATCCTCGTCCCGGCCCGGCTCGCCCACTACAGCGCGGGCGTCGACGCGGACAACTTCGTCTTCGAATGCTCCAACGGCTGTGCCACCGGGGGCAGCCTGGAGGAGGCGATCCTCTTCGGACTCCTCGAACTCGTCGAGCGGGACGCCTTCCTCCTCGCCTGGTACGGCCGGGCACGCCTCACCGAGATCGACCTCACCGGCGCGACAGCCCCCGCCGTCCGACCGATGCTCGACCGGGCGGCCCTGCACGGCTACGACGTACACGCCTTCGACACCCGGATGGACCTCGCGGTCCCCGTCGTCACCGCCCTCGCGGTACGCCGGGACGGCGGCCCCGGCACCCTGTCCTTCAGCGCGGCGGCCGGCTTCGACCCGGCGGACACGGTCGAGGCCGCCCTGTCCGAAGTGCTCACCTACATCCCGCACCTGCCCTACCAGGTGGCCGAACGCCGGGCCGAACTGGAGGAGATGGAGAAGGACTTCACCAAGGTCCGGCACCTCAAGGACCACGCCCAGCTCTACGGACTGCCGTCGATGGCCCGGCACGCCGCCGAGTACCTGGAGCCGGCCGCCGTGCTCCCGGCGGCGGAGGTGTTCGCCGACTGGGAGCCGCTGCGCCCCCGCACCGGCGATCTGCTGGACGACCTGCGGTTGCTGCGGGACGAGTTGACGGGGACGGGGTACGACGTCATCGCCGTCGACCAGACGACGCCGGAGCAGCACCGGATGGGCCTGCACACCGTCTCCACCGTCGTCCCCGGGCTGCTGCCGCTGGACTTCGGCTGGAGCAGGCAGCGGGCTCTGCACCTGCCCCGGCTGCGGACCGCGCCGCGGGCGGCGGGCCGGCGGACCGACGACCTGCCGGAGGCGGAGATCCGGGCCGTCCCGCACCCGTTCCCGTGA
- a CDS encoding thiazolylpeptide-type bacteriocin, which translates to MTPKTELATLADEILELESETFEISDYSDASEVVLAGSTSCSSTSTCSSTTSTTSCSA; encoded by the coding sequence ATGACGCCCAAGACCGAACTCGCCACCCTCGCCGACGAGATCCTGGAGCTGGAGTCGGAGACCTTCGAGATCTCGGACTACTCCGACGCCTCCGAGGTCGTCCTCGCCGGTTCCACGTCGTGCTCCTCGACGTCGACCTGCTCCAGCACCACCAGCACCACCTCCTGCAGCGCCTGA
- a CDS encoding amidohydrolase encodes MRCAVVTAARAAENADDGRHGDGRAGSGTASGDAHTAGGTEAAGTPGSAAPASGPLPRPLLRSAVELYLDLHAHPELSGHEHRTADRLAARLADHGCTVTRSVGGGHGLVGVLRNGPGPTVLLRTELDALPVTEATGLPYASTVPGAMHACGHDLHIAAVTGAVALLAASRDAWRGTVLVVGQPEEETLSGARSLLEDGRLYERFGVPDAVLAQHAAPLPAGTLAHAPAGGPPLMAGSIAVEAVLHGRGGHAATPHLNLDPVLMAAATVLRLRTVVAEETAPAEQAVLTVGSVRAGDRGNITPDHAELSLTIRAFTEPALDRLVAAAERAVRAEADASGAPRVPGFTVTARSPALRPDPALTARVRRAHEALLGPGRVLDLAGSAATEDFPHFAAGGVPAAYWMLGTTGAGPWRAARAGGDPVPPNHAPGFAPDVRAALPVGITALAAAARQVLAPGPAGDRRPGRGPGPETDRGTGRVPGQEADCGTGRAPGQGTDPGPGRRTAP; translated from the coding sequence ATGAGGTGCGCGGTGGTCACAGCGGCGAGAGCGGCGGAGAACGCGGACGACGGCAGGCACGGGGACGGGCGCGCGGGGAGCGGAACGGCGTCGGGCGACGCGCACACGGCGGGTGGGACGGAGGCGGCGGGGACCCCGGGCAGCGCGGCCCCCGCGTCCGGGCCCCTGCCGCGCCCCCTGCTCCGCTCCGCCGTCGAGCTCTACCTCGACCTGCACGCCCACCCCGAACTCTCCGGCCACGAGCACCGCACCGCCGACCGCCTCGCCGCCCGGCTCGCGGACCACGGCTGTACGGTCACCCGTTCCGTGGGCGGCGGCCACGGACTCGTCGGGGTCCTGCGCAACGGCCCCGGACCCACCGTGCTGCTGCGCACCGAGTTGGACGCGCTGCCCGTCACCGAGGCCACCGGACTCCCGTACGCCAGCACCGTGCCCGGCGCCATGCACGCCTGCGGCCACGACCTGCACATCGCGGCGGTCACCGGCGCGGTCGCCCTCCTCGCCGCCTCCCGGGACGCCTGGCGGGGCACGGTCCTCGTCGTCGGCCAGCCCGAGGAGGAGACGCTGAGCGGGGCCCGGTCCCTGCTGGAGGACGGCAGGCTGTACGAGCGGTTCGGCGTCCCCGACGCGGTCCTGGCCCAGCACGCCGCCCCGCTCCCCGCCGGGACCCTCGCCCACGCCCCGGCCGGCGGGCCGCCCCTGATGGCGGGCAGCATCGCCGTCGAGGCGGTCCTGCACGGGCGGGGAGGCCACGCGGCCACCCCGCACCTCAACCTCGACCCGGTCCTGATGGCCGCCGCCACCGTGCTGCGGCTGCGCACCGTGGTCGCCGAGGAGACCGCGCCCGCCGAGCAGGCCGTGCTCACCGTCGGCTCGGTGCGGGCGGGCGATCGCGGCAACATCACCCCGGACCACGCCGAACTCTCGCTCACCATCCGGGCGTTCACGGAACCGGCGCTCGACCGGTTGGTGGCCGCCGCCGAACGGGCCGTCCGGGCCGAGGCCGACGCGTCCGGAGCCCCGCGCGTCCCCGGGTTCACCGTCACCGCCCGCTCGCCCGCCCTGCGCCCCGACCCGGCGCTCACGGCCCGGGTACGCCGGGCCCACGAGGCGCTCCTCGGCCCCGGCCGGGTGCTGGACCTCGCCGGGTCGGCGGCCACCGAGGACTTCCCGCACTTCGCGGCGGGCGGCGTCCCGGCCGCGTACTGGATGCTCGGGACCACCGGGGCCGGCCCCTGGCGGGCGGCCCGCGCCGGGGGCGACCCCGTACCGCCCAACCACGCACCCGGCTTCGCCCCCGACGTCAGGGCCGCCCTGCCCGTCGGCATCACGGCCCTGGCGGCGGCGGCCCGGCAGGTGCTGGCCCCGGGGCCCGCCGGCGACCGGAGACCGGGCCGCGGTCCGGGCCCGGAGACGGATCGGGGGACGGGTCGTGTGCCGGGCCAGGAGGCGGACTGCGGGACGGGCCGTGCGCCGGGCCAGGGCACGGACCCGGGGCCCGGCCGAAGGACGGCGCCATGA
- a CDS encoding helix-turn-helix transcriptional regulator, whose amino-acid sequence MGENEMSVFGVPEAEEEIYRHFLRNPGTRTDDLHLLLHSRPGETRARITRLQEMGLLHTEDAERRIFPADPEVALARLVDVRLAALHRELQRVTRSRHVIDGLRAEQGARTPHPQGIEQLEGLAQIRNRIDDLAFFARDEILSVEPYARLSAENIARSRPLDLRCLRRGVRIRNVVSSTALKDPPTAAYLRELAEHGAAIRVTPDTTERLLVYDRRAALVPLDPRDTARGALLAHRSGLVSNIISLFERIWDQADDLSRAVGDAESGEDAAAPRPSGIERRVLVSMCTVGKDEAGARELGVSVRTYRRHVADLLQTLGAASRAQAALLARERGWI is encoded by the coding sequence GTGGGCGAGAACGAGATGTCTGTCTTCGGGGTCCCGGAGGCCGAGGAGGAGATCTACCGGCACTTCCTCCGCAACCCCGGAACCCGCACCGACGACCTCCACCTCCTGCTGCACTCCCGGCCCGGCGAGACCCGGGCCCGGATCACCCGGCTCCAGGAGATGGGGCTGCTGCACACCGAGGACGCGGAGCGGCGGATCTTCCCGGCGGACCCCGAGGTGGCACTGGCCCGGCTGGTGGACGTACGGCTGGCCGCGCTCCACCGGGAGCTGCAGCGCGTCACCCGGTCGCGGCACGTCATTGACGGTCTACGCGCGGAGCAGGGGGCCCGCACACCCCACCCGCAGGGCATCGAGCAGTTGGAGGGGCTCGCCCAGATCCGCAACCGGATCGACGATCTCGCGTTCTTCGCCCGGGACGAGATCCTGTCCGTGGAACCGTACGCCCGGCTGTCTGCGGAGAACATCGCCCGCTCCCGCCCGCTGGACCTGCGCTGCCTGCGGCGCGGGGTGCGGATCCGCAACGTCGTCTCCAGCACGGCGCTGAAGGATCCGCCGACCGCCGCCTATCTGCGGGAGCTGGCCGAGCACGGGGCGGCGATCCGGGTGACGCCGGACACCACGGAGCGGCTGCTCGTCTACGACCGCCGGGCGGCGCTCGTCCCGCTGGACCCGCGCGACACCGCGCGGGGCGCGCTCCTGGCCCACCGCAGCGGGCTGGTCTCCAACATCATCTCCCTGTTCGAACGGATCTGGGACCAGGCCGACGACCTGTCGCGGGCCGTCGGCGACGCGGAGAGCGGTGAGGACGCGGCCGCCCCCCGCCCTTCCGGCATCGAGCGCCGCGTGCTCGTGTCGATGTGCACGGTGGGCAAGGACGAGGCGGGCGCGCGGGAGCTGGGGGTGTCGGTGCGGACCTACCGGCGCCATGTCGCCGACCTGCTGCAGACGCTCGGCGCGGCGAGCCGGGCGCAGGCCGCGCTGCTGGCCCGCGAACGCGGCTGGATCTGA